The Fusobacterium perfoetens genomic interval AAATATTTCCATCAGAAGTTACCGATATAAAAGATTCATGTTTTTCCGCAGTAAGTTCAGTCAAAGGTTGAAACCAGTGAGTAAAATGTGTAGCACCATTTTCTGTAGCCCAGTTTTTAGCAGCATTGGCTATTACTTCCGCAACAGATATTGATAACTCTTTTTCTCCTCTTTGAACAGCTTTAAATTCTTTAAAAATAGAGCTTGGAACTCTACTTTTCAATTGTAATTCAGAAAAATAGTTTTTTCCAAAAACTTCCAACATATTTTTCATAAAAATATTCCTCCCCTTCCCAAAATCATTTATTTAAAAATATAATATTTAGTTAAAAATTTATAAAAAATATTTATGGTGGTGATTTTATCACAATTCACTTCTGATGTAAAGGATTTTTTTCAAAAATAATTTTTAAATTTCATTCACTATGTTTTTTTTATATTTTTATTTATTTTAATATTTTTTCAGAAAATGTTTGAAAAATCACACTAAATAATATATAATTTAATATGTATACTTTTAATTTTTAATATAAATTATCTGGATATATAACTTTTCACAAAAAAGGAGGAGGAAATTAGTTATGAAGACAATAGAAGTTGAAATAAAAAACAAAGCTGGTCTTCACGCTAGACCTTCATCTCTTTTTGTTCAGGTCGCAAGTAATTTCGATTCAGAAATCAAAGTAAAGTATGAAGATGAAGAAATTAACGGAAAAAGTATTATGGGACTTATGCTTTTGGCTGCTGAACAAGGTGCTGTTCTGACACTTACTGCTAATGGTGATGATGAAGACGATCTACTTGCTGCACTTAAAGAGCTTATAGAAGATAAAAAATTTGGAGAAGAATAGCTGATGATTATTAAAAGAGCTGAAAAAATGGGATTTTGTTTTGGAGTCTCAGGTGCTGTTGACCTTTGTGAAGAGGTTATTAAAAAAAATAATATCTCTAAAAAAAAGATGTATATCTTAGGAATGTTAGTTCATAATAAAGTAGTTATAAAAGATATGGAAGATAAAGGATTTGAAGTCTTAAAAGAAGAAGATCTTTTATCTCATAAAATCCATTTAGGAGAAAATGATCTTGTTATAATAAGAGCTCATGGAACTACTAAAGAGATATATAAAATCTTAGATGAAAGTGGTTGTGAAGTTTTTGATGCCACTTGTATCTTTGTAAAAAGAATAAGAAATACTTTGATAGAGGCTGAGAATAAAGGTAATAAAATAATTTTCGTAGGTGATAAAAATCACCCTGAAGTAAAAGGAATTCTTTCTTTTGGAAATAATTTTGAAGTTGTTGCCTCTTTTGAGGAGTTTTTAAACTTTAAAGTAGATAGTAATGTAAATTATACTCTACTTACTCAAACAACTTTTAACAAAGAAGTTTTCTTTAAAATAAAAGATTATATATTAGAAAACTATAATAATATTGAGATTTTTAGTAAAATCTGTGGAGCTACTTATGAAAGACAAAGAGCTGTTGAAAAATTAGCTAAAGAATGTGAAGCTATTATTATAGTTGGAGATAAAAAAAGCTCAAATAGTAAAAAACTTTATGAAATTTCTAAAGAGATAAATGAAAAAAGTTATCTTATAGAAGAAGTAGACCAACTTAATATAGATTGGTTAAAAAATATCTCCTCTGTTGGAATAACAGCAGGAGCATCAACACCAGAAAAAATAATAATTGAGATAGAAAAATTTATAAGGGGGAACTTTGATGACAAACATGGATTATAGCAACGAATTTGAAACTCTACTTGAAAACTACCTTCCTTCAGAAGGAGGAAATGGTAAAAAAGTAGTTGGAACTCTTGAAAGTAAAGACAGAAATTTCTGCCTTTTAGATGTACCTGGAGAAGGAACACCTGTTAGAGTTAGAACTGAAGAGTTAGAAAATTATAACGTTGGTGACGAAGTAGAAGTTATGCTAGTAGGAGAAACACCAGAAGGAGAATACCTTATCGGTTCTAGAAGAAGAATCGAAATGGAAGCTGGTTGGGAACACCTTAAAAAAGCTTTCAACGAAAAAGAAAAAGTTACTGGAAAAGTTTTAAAAGAAATAAAAGGTGGATATATTGTCGAAGTTTTCTCTCACCAAACTTTCTTACCAAAATCTCTTTCTGAAGCTAAAGATGCTAACGAAATAGTTGGAAAAACTTTTAATTTCTTAGTAAAAGAAATTAAAGAAGATAAAAAAGGAAAAAAAGTTACTGTATCAAGAAAAGATATCATACTTGCTGAAAAAGACGAAGAATTCAAAAAAATTAATATAGGAGATGTTACTGAAGGAGTTGTTACTGAAATACTTCCATTTGGTATCGTTGTAGCTATTGGAAAATTAAGAGGATTTATTCATATTTCTGAACTTTCTTGGAAAAAATCTGAAAAAATCGAAGGATACAATGTTGGAGACACTATAAAAGTAAAAGTTATCGAATTAGAAGAAAATAAGAAAAACATAAAACTTTCTATAAAATCTCTTACAAGAAATCCTTGGGACGTTGCAGCTGAAACTTTCAAAGTTGATGATGTTGTTGATGGAAAAGTTACTAAACTTTTACAATATGGAGCTCTTGTAGAAATTCTTGATGGAGTTGAAGGACTTGTTCACATTTCTGATTTAACTTGGAATAAGAAAAAACTTTCTGTTTCTGAATTCTTAAAAGTTGGAGATGTTGTAAAAGTTAAAATTCTTGAATTAAAACCTGAATCAAGAAAATTAAAATTAGGTGTTAAACAACTTTCTGTTGATCCTTGGGAAGATGCTGAAACTAAATATGCAGTTGGAAACAAACTTTCTGGAAAAATAGCTGAAGTTAAACCTTATGGAATCTTCGTTGAAATTGAAGATGGAATAGATGTATTTATCCACCAAGCTGATTTCTGTTGGATAGGAAGCAAAAAATTTGAAAAAGGTCAAGAAGTAGAATTCCAAGTTATCGAATTAGATACTGAAGAAAGAAGAATAAAAGGAAGTATCAAATTATTAGAAGAAAGTCCTTGGGAAAAAGCTTTAAAAGAATTTAAAGTTGGAGATATAGTTGAAAAACCTATAAAAAATATCCAAGACTTTGGAGTATTTGTAAATCTTGAAAATGGTGTTGATGGATTTATCCCTACACAACTACTTTCTAAAGAATTTATAAAAGATATTAAAGCTAAATTCAAAGTTGGAGATGTTGTAAAAGGTAAAATAATCGAAATCGACAGAGAAAAACAAAGAATTAAAATATCTGTTAAAGCTTATGAATTAGATGCTGAAAGAAATGAAACTAGAGAGTTACTAGAAAAATACGGAACTGCTGGTGAATAATAAAAAATAGAAATTTAAAATGGAACCTTGTGAGGTTCCATTTTTTTATAATTATTATAAGAATAATTCAGGTTCTCTTCTAGTTGATGCGTATTGTGCTTCAAGTTCATGTTGGTGATATAAATAATTTTCATCATCATAATATTTAGCACCATTTGGACATCTTTTTACACAAGCACAACATTTCATACAAATTCCAAAAACATCACTTGGATCTTCAGTATTTATTGAACCTAGAGGACAAATTGATGCACAAAGTCCACATTTATTGCAAAGATCCATATTTGTTTTTGGTTTAACTTTTCTGATATCTATTGAATTTCCTTTAGAATCTCTAGGTTGATAGTAGAAACGAATTGGAGTTTCTCCTTTTACTTCGATCAATTTTTCTGGATCAAAATCTTTTCCTGTTACTTTTTCAAAAATATTTTCTGCAAAAGTAGAGGCAATTTCCATGTCTTTAGTATCTGGTCTTCCAGCTCCTAATATTTTTGAGAATGAGTGTTCTCCTATAAAAGCTCCCCCTGCAATTGGTTTCATTCCTTTATCTTTTAAAATATTTCTAAGCTCTATTAAAGCGTCATCAAAGTTTCTATTTCCATATAAAACTACTGGTACAGCTAAAGCTCCATTTCCTTTTAATGTATCTAAGTATTTTAAAAGTAAGTTCGGTACTCTTCCTGCTATAACTGGTGTCCCAAAAACTACTAAATCTTCTTCAGTAAAACTTTTTTCTACTTTTCTTACTTTTGGTAAAGTGAAATCATAATCTTCATATTCCACTCCTAATTTTTCAGCAATTTTTTTACCTATATGTGTTACAACTTTTTCTGTTGTTCCTGTTCCTGTGAAATACATTCCCCAAACTTTTTTTATCATATATCCTCCTAAAGATAATTTTTTTGTTTAGTATATTATACTATATATTAAAAAATAATACAATTTTTTAGATAAAAATTAAAAGAGGATAAGAAATTCCTATCCTCTTTAGTTATAATTTTTAATAATTAATCGTCCCAACATTCTGTGTTTTTTAATCCTGGAATGTTACTAGCTTTGAATATTGGTTCTTTTCCAATTTTTCTTTGTTTTTCATAATCTTTGATAGCTGCAAAAGCAAATTTAGCAAGAACTGCAATTGTTAATAAGTTCATTGTTGCCATTAGACCCATAAATAGATCCGCTAAGTTCCAAACAAATGGAAGATCTGCTATACAACCACAAAGTACCATTGCAACTACCAAAACTCTGTAAATTGTCAGCCATATTTTATTAACTTTTATAAATTCTATATTTGTTTCTCCATAATAATAGTTTCCAATTACTGATGAAAAAGCAAAGAATAATATACAAGCAGCTATAAATACTGCTCCCCAAGATCCAACTTGAGAAACGATTGCATCTTGAGTTAATTGAATTCCATTAGCATTTCCAGTTGTATAATTTCCTGAAATTAATATTATAAAAGCTGTACAAGAGCAAATAATTATCGTATCTGTAAATACTCCAAAAGCTTGAACAAGACCTTGTTTTACAGGGTGAGAAACATCAGATGTTGCAGCTGCATTTGGAGCACTTCCCATACCAGCTTCATTTGAAAATAATCCTCTTTTAATTCCTTGCATTATAACTGTTCCAAATAATCCTCCTGCCACTGGTTTCAATCCAAATGCACTAGAGAAAATTAAAGATAAAAGAGAAGGAATCATAGCAATATTTTTTACAATAATGAATACTGCTACAAAAATATAAGCTACTGCCATTACTGGAACTAAAACTTCCGCAACATGAGCTATTCTTTTAATTCCACCAAATATAATTATTGCTGTAACAACTGCTAAAACTATTCCAACATAAAGTTGATTTATTCCAAAAGCTTTATTAAAAGCTGATGCCATTGTATTTGCCTGTACTGAGTTAAATACAAGTCCATATGTTACAGACATAAGAATAGAGAAAACTACTCCCATCCATTTTTTTCCTAAAGCTCTTTCCATATAATAAGCTGGTCCACCTCTA includes:
- a CDS encoding alanine/glycine:cation symporter family protein; the protein is MEQISQLIGTVNNLLYSYILIALLLVLGTYFSVKTEFIQVRMLGEMFRILGGKSSGSSKGISSFQAFCISIASCVGTGNLAGVAIAIVIGGPGAVFWMWLIALIGMCSSLVECTLAQIYKIKDGDHFRGGPAYYMERALGKKWMGVVFSILMSVTYGLVFNSVQANTMASAFNKAFGINQLYVGIVLAVVTAIIIFGGIKRIAHVAEVLVPVMAVAYIFVAVFIIVKNIAMIPSLLSLIFSSAFGLKPVAGGLFGTVIMQGIKRGLFSNEAGMGSAPNAAATSDVSHPVKQGLVQAFGVFTDTIIICSCTAFIILISGNYTTGNANGIQLTQDAIVSQVGSWGAVFIAACILFFAFSSVIGNYYYGETNIEFIKVNKIWLTIYRVLVVAMVLCGCIADLPFVWNLADLFMGLMATMNLLTIAVLAKFAFAAIKDYEKQRKIGKEPIFKASNIPGLKNTECWDD
- a CDS encoding S1 RNA-binding domain-containing protein → MTNMDYSNEFETLLENYLPSEGGNGKKVVGTLESKDRNFCLLDVPGEGTPVRVRTEELENYNVGDEVEVMLVGETPEGEYLIGSRRRIEMEAGWEHLKKAFNEKEKVTGKVLKEIKGGYIVEVFSHQTFLPKSLSEAKDANEIVGKTFNFLVKEIKEDKKGKKVTVSRKDIILAEKDEEFKKINIGDVTEGVVTEILPFGIVVAIGKLRGFIHISELSWKKSEKIEGYNVGDTIKVKVIELEENKKNIKLSIKSLTRNPWDVAAETFKVDDVVDGKVTKLLQYGALVEILDGVEGLVHISDLTWNKKKLSVSEFLKVGDVVKVKILELKPESRKLKLGVKQLSVDPWEDAETKYAVGNKLSGKIAEVKPYGIFVEIEDGIDVFIHQADFCWIGSKKFEKGQEVEFQVIELDTEERRIKGSIKLLEESPWEKALKEFKVGDIVEKPIKNIQDFGVFVNLENGVDGFIPTQLLSKEFIKDIKAKFKVGDVVKGKIIEIDREKQRIKISVKAYELDAERNETRELLEKYGTAGE
- a CDS encoding EFR1 family ferrodoxin (N-terminal region resembles flavodoxins. C-terminal ferrodoxin region binds two 4Fe-4S clusters.) — protein: MIKKVWGMYFTGTGTTEKVVTHIGKKIAEKLGVEYEDYDFTLPKVRKVEKSFTEEDLVVFGTPVIAGRVPNLLLKYLDTLKGNGALAVPVVLYGNRNFDDALIELRNILKDKGMKPIAGGAFIGEHSFSKILGAGRPDTKDMEIASTFAENIFEKVTGKDFDPEKLIEVKGETPIRFYYQPRDSKGNSIDIRKVKPKTNMDLCNKCGLCASICPLGSINTEDPSDVFGICMKCCACVKRCPNGAKYYDDENYLYHQHELEAQYASTRREPELFL
- the ispH gene encoding 4-hydroxy-3-methylbut-2-enyl diphosphate reductase, with translation MIIKRAEKMGFCFGVSGAVDLCEEVIKKNNISKKKMYILGMLVHNKVVIKDMEDKGFEVLKEEDLLSHKIHLGENDLVIIRAHGTTKEIYKILDESGCEVFDATCIFVKRIRNTLIEAENKGNKIIFVGDKNHPEVKGILSFGNNFEVVASFEEFLNFKVDSNVNYTLLTQTTFNKEVFFKIKDYILENYNNIEIFSKICGATYERQRAVEKLAKECEAIIIVGDKKSSNSKKLYEISKEINEKSYLIEEVDQLNIDWLKNISSVGITAGASTPEKIIIEIEKFIRGNFDDKHGL
- a CDS encoding HPr family phosphocarrier protein translates to MKTIEVEIKNKAGLHARPSSLFVQVASNFDSEIKVKYEDEEINGKSIMGLMLLAAEQGAVLTLTANGDDEDDLLAALKELIEDKKFGEE